In Oceaniferula flava, the genomic window ACCGGCTTCAAGGGACGTCTCGCTATTTACGAAGTCGCTCTAATCACAGATGCCGTGCAAGACCTCATCGTGAAGGGGGCCGATAACCGAGACTTGCTCGAGCAAGCGCACAAAGATGGCTACGTGCCGATGCGTGAGTATGGCTGGCATAAGGTGATGAAAGGCGAAACCACTCTGGAAGAGGTGATTTCCGTCACCAGCTCCGACATCGTATAATCATCAGCACGAGAGTTCACCTCAATCAAGCATGGCAGTTTTCACATACAAGGCGCTCGCAAAGGATGGCGCTGTTTCCACAGGAGAAATCACCGCGGGCGACCGCACAGAGGCGATCAAGGTGCTAAGTCGGCGCGGCTTGCAGCCGGTCAATTTATCCGCCTCATCGGTCGCTAAACCTTCGCCGAAGGCAAAGAAAAACGACTCGTCGAAAGCCACGAAGGAGAGCCCCCCAGTTAAAGGGGAAAAGCCTCCCGAGAAAGAAGGCAAGGGGCCGGCGCGAGACGCCAATGGTCTGCTCAAGCTGAAGCGTGCCGAGGTGGTGATGTTTACCGAGGAGCTCAGTGAGATGTTAGGTGCCGGACTCCAGCTGGAACCGGCGCTGAAATCGATGGAAAACCGTGAGGAGCTAGGCTCACTCAAGGATGTTTCTCGTGATATTCGTCAGCTGGTGCGTGACGGTAGCAGCTTTTCTCTCGCGCTACGCAAGGTGAGCGATAGCTTCGGGCCTCTCTACTGCAGCCTCGCTGCTGCTGGTGAGGCTTCCGGTGCGTTGGATACCATTCTCAAACGTCAGGCGCACTATCTGAAGACTTTGCAAGAGCTTCAGAGTAAGGTGACCCTCGCTCTCATTTACCCGGCCTTCCTAGTGCTGGCCGGCATCGGTGTCGGGGTGATCTTTGTCACCAAGTTAATCCCGCAGCTGACCGATCTGATTTCCAGCACCCCGGGTGGTAAGATTCCCCTGGGCGCAAAGATCCTCATTAACACCAGTAACTTTTTCCAGCAATGGTGGCTGGTCATGCTGCTCACCTTGGTCGGCGGCGCACTGATCTTCAAGGCTTGGAAAGATGCTGAATCAAACCGACTGACGTGGGATCGCACCAAGCTCAAGCTTCCGCTGTTAGGTGCGGTGATCGAGAGCCGGTTCTATGTCCAATTTCTGGAAACTTTGGCGAACCTGGTGGGCAATGGTCTGCCACTTTTACGCTCCCTCGAATTGTCACGTGATGCCACTCAGAACTTACATATCCGTGGTCACATGGATCGGGTGATCGAGATGGTGGGGGACGGTCGTTCCTTCTCGCGCTCCCTCATCAGCACGGGGATTTTCCCACCCTTGTTGATCGATATGGTCTCGGTCGGTGAGAAAACCGGTAAGCTGGACAAGTCTCTGCGCCGCGCTGCCGAGCGCTATGATTCCGAGCTCAACAAATCGCTCTCACGGGTGATGGAGTTGATCATGCCAGTGGTGCTGGTTGTCATGGCTTTGCTGATCGGCACCATGGCCTACCTGATGATCACCGCGATCTTCCAGACTATTGACAATTTGGGTGGCCGTTAGATCCCGTCGCGACTTGCCCATTGCCTGATTCTGTGTCATGGCGTGGGCATGAATGTGAGACTGATTGATCAAGCCCTGGTAGAGAAATGTCTAACGATGCCGCGCGCCATCGAGCTGATGCGCCAGGCATACGCCGACCTGACTGAAGGCAAGGTGGACAGCCCGCTGCGCACGGCTCTGGTGAACGAGGGAGGCACTGTTCTCTATAAGCCTGCTTACTCATCTGGAGCGGGGATTTTCTGCGTCAAGGTGGTCTCTGTGTTTGCCGATAACGTCAATCGGGGGCTGCCCGTGACGCCAGGCATCATCGTGGTCAATAGCTCGGAAACCGGGATGCCCTTGGCGATTTTGGAAGCTGGCTATTTGACCTCGTTGCGCACCGGCGCCGCCACGGGGATTGCGACCGAGGTTCTGGCTCCTGCCGATGCCACGATCGGAGCCCTATTCGGCACCGGTGGACAATCGCGCCACCAGCTCGAAGCGATGCTTTGCGCGCGTGATTTCACCAAGATTTACGTCTTCTCTAGAAAGCAGGAAAATGCGGTGAGGTTCTGCGAGGAAAATGCCGACATCGCGGGGGACTGTGAATTGGTGGCTAATCCGGACCGCGCGGTGCTCAAAGACTGTCACGTGATTACGGCAGCCACCACCAGTCCGACCGCCGTTTTTTCCGACGATGAAATCTCAGACAGCGTGCATATCAATGCCATCGGTTCCCTCGGGGCGGAGCGCACGGAGGTATCTGCAGAGACGCTACTGCGCTCCGATGTGGTGGTCGATCAACGCGCCGCCTGCCTCAAAGAGGCCGGTGAGATCTGTCTGATGCGTGATCAGGGGCTGATCGGTGACGACTATCATCCTCTGGAAATTGGCGAGATCATCCTTGGCGATCAATCGACCGGGGAAAGGGATCGACCCACGGTGTTCAAATCCGTGGGCAATGCGGCGCAGGATCTTATTTGTTCGGCTGAAATCTACCGTTATGCCGAAGAGCATGGTTTGGGCGCCCAGGCGGAGCTGTAAGCGACGAAGCTCCACCCAAAAAACACGGTCGAGCCCTGAGGCCCGACCGTGGGGGAGATCGAATCGAAACGTTCGCTTAAGGAGCCTCGGGCAGGGGGGCGACTTCGGCCACTGGCATGATCTCAATGCGGATGGCATTGCCTGAGTTTAGGTATTTTTGCGCCAAGGCATTCATCTCGTTCAGGGTGATCGACTGGTAATCGGCGTCGCGCTCGCTCGCCCAATTCAGACGGTAAGGTTGCTCTTGAGACTGACTCATCACGGTGCTTAGCCAGTAGTCGTTTTCGCG contains:
- a CDS encoding type II secretion system F family protein → MAVFTYKALAKDGAVSTGEITAGDRTEAIKVLSRRGLQPVNLSASSVAKPSPKAKKNDSSKATKESPPVKGEKPPEKEGKGPARDANGLLKLKRAEVVMFTEELSEMLGAGLQLEPALKSMENREELGSLKDVSRDIRQLVRDGSSFSLALRKVSDSFGPLYCSLAAAGEASGALDTILKRQAHYLKTLQELQSKVTLALIYPAFLVLAGIGVGVIFVTKLIPQLTDLISSTPGGKIPLGAKILINTSNFFQQWWLVMLLTLVGGALIFKAWKDAESNRLTWDRTKLKLPLLGAVIESRFYVQFLETLANLVGNGLPLLRSLELSRDATQNLHIRGHMDRVIEMVGDGRSFSRSLISTGIFPPLLIDMVSVGEKTGKLDKSLRRAAERYDSELNKSLSRVMELIMPVVLVVMALLIGTMAYLMITAIFQTIDNLGGR
- a CDS encoding ornithine cyclodeaminase family protein — its product is MNVRLIDQALVEKCLTMPRAIELMRQAYADLTEGKVDSPLRTALVNEGGTVLYKPAYSSGAGIFCVKVVSVFADNVNRGLPVTPGIIVVNSSETGMPLAILEAGYLTSLRTGAATGIATEVLAPADATIGALFGTGGQSRHQLEAMLCARDFTKIYVFSRKQENAVRFCEENADIAGDCELVANPDRAVLKDCHVITAATTSPTAVFSDDEISDSVHINAIGSLGAERTEVSAETLLRSDVVVDQRAACLKEAGEICLMRDQGLIGDDYHPLEIGEIILGDQSTGERDRPTVFKSVGNAAQDLICSAEIYRYAEEHGLGAQAEL